One genomic region from Bacillus rossius redtenbacheri isolate Brsri chromosome 6, Brsri_v3, whole genome shotgun sequence encodes:
- the LOC134532758 gene encoding tRNA (guanine(37)-N1)-methyltransferase isoform X1 gives MVLGSWKLCFVTHMNYFRLYHKFLIVIGMKNLLISQGKYFWPLICDTRWVVRQPIMTSSSCVDLEKLLEPPSSVRGMKKLNRELFTKKVNIPWLELESSKLDNARKYLKPYLLKLPKFKNFHSIVNGSDVKSDTKVSGERAYLKRVALQPVLVRSFESIREIDREHLKDLNITKENFCFSEINLTYENWRADQILNAVLPEEKEKVTSYSLVGHIVHLNLREHVLEYKNIIGEVLLDKVVNAKTVVNKTDMIDNTYRNFKMELLCGEDCMVAEVKENHCTFKFDFSAVYWNPRLGTEHERIVNMLKEGDVLYDVFAGVGPFAVPAAKKRCSVLANDLNPECCKWLQHNMKVNKVDSYLQLFNKDGAEFIRDNVKKHMLFTWQAESKYPDIAMHITMNLPALAVTFLKTFVGLFTLEEIGSIEIQSLPIVHVYCFVKDEKPLDAARRLVEDSVGVDLGSAVKDVILVRNVSVGKNMMRVTFLLEKNLLCNVGQKLGVRTAEENVCGEPNHKKQCLGVNGENGI, from the exons ATGGTACTTGGAAGTTGGAAGCTTTGTTTTGTTACACACATGAACTATTTTAGGTTATATCATAAATTCTTGA tCGTAATTGGAATGAAGAATTTGTTGATTTcacaaggaaaatatttttggccaTTAATTTGTGATACACGGTGGGTTGTCAGACAGCCTATAATGACGTCGTCAAGCTGTGTAGATCTGGAGAAGCTGCTTGAACCACCCTCTTCTGTTCGTGGCATGAAGAAATTGAATCGTGAgttgtttacaaaaaaagttaatattccGTGGTTGGAATTGGAATCATCAAAACTGGATAATGCTAGAAAGTACTTAAAGCCATATTTGCTGAAACTGCCTAAATTCAAGAATTTTCACTCGATTGTAAATGGCAGTGATGTAAAAAGTGACACTAAGGTTTCGGGAGAGCGTGCTTACTTAAAGAGAGTTGCACTTCAACCTGTGTTAGTTAGGTCGTTCGAGTCCATTCGAGAAATTGACAGAGAACATTTGAAAGACTTGAACATCACCAAAGAAAACTTTTGTTTTagtgaaataaatttaacatatGAAAACTGGAGAGCAGATCAAATTCTGAATGCTGTCTTGCCAGAAGAGAAGGAAAAAGTAACGAGTTACTCTTTGGTTGGTCACATTGTTCATTTGAATTTGAGAGAACATGTCCTGGAGTATAAAAACATCATTGGAGAAGTCCTGCTCGATAAAGTTGTAAATGCAAAAACTGTTGTTAACAAAACTGACATGATCGATAATACGTATAGAAACTTTAAGATGGAATTACTGTGTGGGGAAGACTGTATGGTAGCAGAAGTAAAAGAGAACCATTGCACATTTAAGTTTGATTTCTCAGCCGTGTACTGGAACCCAAGACTGGGAACTGAGCATGAAAGAATTGTAAACATGCTCAAAGAAGGAGATGTATTGTACGATGTGTTTGCGGGAGTGGGGCCATTTGCCGTTCCCGCAGCAAAAAAACGATGTTCTGTTCTTGCAAATGATTTGAATCCAGAGTGTTGTAAATGGCTGCAACACAATATGAAAGTAAATAAGGTTGACAGTTATTTGCAGCTCTTTAATAAAGATGGCGCAGAGTTTATTCGGGACAATGTTAAAAAACACATGCTTTTTACATGGCAGGCTGAGAGCAAGTATCCTGACATTGCAATGCATATTACCATGAATCTTCCCGCATTGGCAGTTACTTTCCTGAAAACATTTGTTGGTCTTTTCACACTTGAAGAGATTGGTTCAATAGAAATACAGAGCTTGCCGATCGTCCACGTGTATTGCTTTGTAAAGGACGAAAAGCCCTTGGATGCAGCCAGAAGATTGGTCGAAGATAGTGTAGGTGTTGACTTGGGCAGTGCGGTGAAGGATGTGATTTTGGTTAGGAATGTGTCTGTGGGGAAAAATATGATGCGTGTGacatttttgctggaaaaaaatcTCCTGTGTAATGTTGGCCAGAAGCTTGGAGTCAGAACTGCCGAGGAAAATGTGTGTGGGGAACCAAACCACAAGAAACAGTGTCTGGGAGTGAATGGTGAGAATGGTATTTGA
- the LOC134532758 gene encoding ribosomal biogenesis factor isoform X2: MGKNKGGNKHKPVKNVFKVAGAKSLKIKNKAKAVSGQLKKLNEVTRKKTAEVDGQLAALRDELLQQTRPVMKKTDVPAAKREDPVTCPDPAETADKLCQMKM, translated from the exons ATGGGGAAGAATAAAGGAGGCAACAAGCATAAGCCCGTCAAGAACGTCTTCAAAGTTGCGGGTGCCAAAAGCCTGAAGATAAAGAACAAAGCAAAGGCTGTCTCGGGTCAACTGAAAAAG TTGAACGAAGTGACTCGCAAGAAGACTGCCGAGGTGGACGGGCAGTTGGCGGCACTGCGAGATGAATTGCTACAGCAGACACGCCCAGTGATGAAGAAAACGGACGTTCCAGCAGCAAAGAGAGAGGACCCAGTCACATGTCCTGACCCTGCAGAAACTGCGGACAAACTGTGTCAAATGAAGATGTGA